In Achromobacter spanius, the following proteins share a genomic window:
- a CDS encoding MFS transporter: protein MSSPSATLRSKQGASAAPASAAPVSRARTILAGSVGNAVEWFDWTIYASFAIFFSSQFFPEGNETTALLATFGIFAVGFFMRPVGGWVLGIFSDRYGRKAALGLTILMMAGGSLIIAITPTYATIGLAAPLLLTAARLLQGLSLGGEYASATTFLAEMAPPEKRGFYSSFVFFSAAVGILAASAVGWILTSTLTKADMASWGWRIPFLLGAFGGLAGMWIRRSIPETEAFSHAKQAGIEKQPLRTLLRDHPREVLRIVGFSVLTTFAFYIFVAYVPTYAIRQVGADPKTAFAANTVALIVFMLVQPLFGMLSDRIGRKPQLIFFAAGYLVFFYPLMTTLGPSFGSILAVELFGLVLYAMYTAIAPAIMSEQFPTSVRAVGIGTPYNLVVALLGGTTPYLLTWLQSKGMERWFFYYVLAGAVITLITFIRMPETRGQTLK, encoded by the coding sequence ATGAGCAGCCCATCCGCGACCTTGCGCAGCAAGCAAGGGGCAAGCGCCGCGCCCGCCAGCGCGGCGCCCGTATCCCGCGCCCGCACCATTCTGGCCGGTAGTGTAGGCAATGCGGTCGAGTGGTTCGATTGGACCATCTACGCCTCGTTCGCCATCTTCTTTTCCAGCCAGTTCTTTCCGGAAGGCAATGAAACAACGGCGCTGCTCGCCACCTTCGGCATCTTCGCCGTGGGCTTCTTCATGCGCCCCGTGGGTGGCTGGGTGCTGGGCATCTTTTCCGACCGCTACGGCCGCAAAGCCGCGCTGGGTCTGACGATTCTGATGATGGCGGGCGGTTCCCTCATCATCGCCATCACCCCCACTTACGCCACCATCGGCTTGGCGGCTCCGTTGCTGCTGACCGCCGCGCGCCTCTTGCAAGGGTTGTCGCTAGGCGGAGAGTATGCCTCGGCCACGACCTTTCTGGCTGAAATGGCGCCGCCGGAAAAGCGCGGTTTCTATTCCAGCTTTGTGTTCTTCAGCGCCGCCGTGGGCATCCTGGCCGCGTCCGCCGTGGGTTGGATCCTGACGTCCACCCTGACCAAGGCCGACATGGCCTCTTGGGGCTGGCGCATTCCGTTCCTGCTGGGCGCGTTCGGCGGCTTGGCGGGCATGTGGATCCGCCGCTCGATTCCCGAAACCGAAGCGTTTTCCCACGCCAAGCAAGCCGGCATCGAAAAGCAGCCGCTGCGCACGCTGCTGCGCGACCACCCGCGTGAAGTGCTGCGCATCGTGGGCTTTTCGGTGTTGACGACGTTTGCGTTCTACATCTTCGTGGCCTACGTGCCCACCTACGCCATCCGCCAGGTGGGCGCCGACCCCAAGACCGCGTTCGCGGCCAACACCGTGGCCTTGATTGTCTTCATGCTGGTGCAGCCGCTGTTCGGCATGCTGTCCGACCGCATCGGCCGCAAGCCGCAATTGATTTTCTTCGCGGCCGGCTACCTGGTGTTCTTCTACCCGCTCATGACCACGCTGGGCCCGTCGTTCGGGTCGATCCTGGCCGTGGAACTGTTCGGCCTGGTGCTGTACGCCATGTACACGGCCATTGCCCCGGCCATCATGTCGGAACAATTTCCCACCAGCGTGCGCGCCGTCGGCATCGGCACACCGTATAACCTGGTTGTGGCGCTGCTGGGCGGCACCACGCCCTACCTGCTGACCTGGCTGCAAAGCAAAGGCATGGAACGCTGGTTCTTCTACTACGTGCTGGCCGGCGCCGTGATCACGTTGATCACCTTCATCCGCATGCCCGAAACGCGCGGGCAGACGCTGAAGTAA
- a CDS encoding Lrp/AsnC family transcriptional regulator produces MNIVTSSKGKPLMPVLDDTDLACLIALQADPRASWRELGAATGIAERTVARRIRRLMEADALRVIAEPDPLAMGQGVVLHAWVRCRSGRVPDVAEQLARLDISQLVVTLAGTADLMAELTLADAADMPDVVTRVLPSIDGVEHVEARLVLRPFRRAGQWRIQAQPAVAAAEAAPAQPPAALSEPEQRMMAHLMRDGRASLAELAEHAGVSEPTAQRLLQHLVERRALSFRVEVEPALVGFPLEAVISVQVRPQAVDALAAHLALDPHTRCLFGTSGASQLFWHVLCRDSLHLWEVVTRRLGELDGVLNSEVGVVMRAHKRCGIVRAGARLEADAA; encoded by the coding sequence ATGAATATAGTCACGTCAAGTAAGGGTAAGCCCTTAATGCCAGTGCTGGATGACACCGACCTGGCCTGCCTGATCGCGTTGCAGGCAGACCCCCGCGCGTCCTGGCGCGAGCTGGGCGCGGCCACCGGCATCGCCGAGCGCACCGTGGCGCGCCGCATCCGCCGCCTGATGGAAGCCGATGCGCTGCGCGTCATTGCCGAACCCGATCCGCTGGCCATGGGGCAGGGCGTGGTGCTGCATGCCTGGGTGCGCTGTCGATCGGGCCGGGTGCCGGACGTGGCGGAGCAACTGGCGCGGCTGGACATCAGCCAACTGGTGGTGACGCTGGCCGGCACGGCCGACCTGATGGCCGAACTGACCCTGGCCGACGCCGCCGACATGCCGGACGTGGTGACGCGGGTGTTGCCGTCCATCGACGGCGTGGAACACGTGGAAGCGCGCCTGGTGCTGCGCCCCTTCAGGCGCGCGGGCCAGTGGCGCATCCAGGCGCAGCCGGCCGTGGCCGCCGCCGAGGCCGCACCCGCGCAGCCGCCCGCTGCGTTGAGCGAGCCCGAGCAGCGCATGATGGCGCATCTGATGCGTGACGGGCGCGCCAGCCTGGCCGAACTGGCCGAACACGCCGGCGTCAGCGAACCCACCGCGCAGCGCTTGTTGCAGCATCTGGTTGAGCGTCGCGCGCTGAGCTTTCGGGTGGAAGTTGAACCCGCCTTGGTGGGCTTTCCGTTGGAAGCGGTGATTTCAGTGCAGGTGCGGCCGCAAGCCGTTGACGCGCTGGCCGCGCATCTGGCGCTGGATCCGCACACACGCTGCCTGTTTGGCACCAGCGGCGCATCGCAACTGTTCTGGCACGTGCTGTGCCGCGACAGCCTGCATCTGTGGGAAGTGGTGACACGCAGGCTGGGTGAGCTGGACGGCGTACTCAACAGCGAAGTCGGCGTGGTGATGCGCGCGCACAAGCGTTGCGGCATTGTGCGTGCGGGGGCGCGCCTGGAAGCGGACGCGGCCTAG
- a CDS encoding branched-chain amino acid ABC transporter ATP-binding protein/permease, translating into MNKRLASRRLWLALYALLAVAALVLAATVNGYYVFVLGNVALLALAGIGLNVLLGLTGQMSFGHAGFYAIGAYTVAILTGQAGWSFWLAWPMAALVAGAFGLLLALPALRVKGPYLAMITIAFGFIVEHALIEGGDITGGQNGLMGIAQPSLGSIGGDRGVAMLAIVAVFVALAAYALLSRGTWGAAMRAVKDSETASESIGINPLMVKTVAFMVSAAVVGLAGGLYAPQTGMITPHNFNFMQSILFVLAVTLGGAGSLAGPLLGAVVVGLLPELLSSLEEYRLLFFGVFLLVVLWAAPDGVAGLLSRWRRNAAGQALAPRHGGGMSMGGRAGRVLRADALTMTFGGVRAVQSVSFNVPPAAVTALIGPNGAGKSTVINMLSGYYQPTSGAVSLGDTPLAALPAYRVARSGIARTYQTSQLFDTLTVEDNVALGMVRGRLGGLLGSRRYLAPDVRERARALLAFCGYEGALNVPAADLPHVDRRLVEIARALATGADILLMDEPAAGLSREDKTRLAGLLRRIAEAGAGVLLVEHDMALVMGVSDHVVAIDAGRELAKGNPAEIQQSPAVRQAYLGDDSARRAPAARQRPEGAPVAPEVLGVGNLVTGYGANPVLHGIDLQVRQGEMVALLGANGAGKSTLMRTLAGLHRPAQGGMHLQGMELNNLAADRIVARGLVLVPEGRQVFPGLSVLDNIRLGAFLHPQDREARVEEMLTRFPRLRERLHQRAGLLSGGEQQMLAIARGLMSKPVILLLDEPSLGLAPKIIDELFEALDRLRAESMTILLVDQMAALALSLADRAYVLESGRVAAQGSAAEIAQDGALARAYLGA; encoded by the coding sequence ATGAATAAGCGACTTGCATCGCGCCGGCTGTGGCTGGCGCTCTACGCGCTGCTGGCCGTGGCCGCCCTGGTTCTGGCGGCTACCGTCAACGGCTATTACGTCTTCGTGCTGGGCAACGTGGCGCTGTTGGCGTTGGCCGGCATCGGCCTTAACGTGCTGCTGGGGTTGACCGGGCAGATGTCATTCGGCCACGCGGGCTTCTACGCCATCGGCGCCTACACCGTGGCCATCCTGACCGGCCAGGCGGGCTGGAGCTTCTGGCTGGCGTGGCCCATGGCCGCATTGGTGGCGGGCGCCTTCGGCCTGCTGCTGGCCCTGCCCGCGCTGCGCGTGAAGGGTCCGTACCTGGCGATGATCACCATCGCCTTTGGCTTCATCGTGGAGCACGCGCTGATCGAAGGCGGCGACATCACCGGCGGGCAGAACGGCCTGATGGGCATCGCGCAGCCCTCGCTGGGCAGCATCGGCGGCGACCGGGGCGTAGCAATGCTGGCGATCGTGGCCGTGTTCGTGGCGCTGGCGGCATATGCGCTGCTGTCGCGCGGCACCTGGGGCGCCGCCATGCGCGCGGTGAAAGACAGCGAGACCGCCAGCGAATCCATCGGCATCAATCCCTTGATGGTCAAGACGGTGGCGTTCATGGTGTCGGCGGCGGTGGTGGGCCTGGCGGGCGGGCTCTACGCGCCGCAGACCGGCATGATCACGCCGCACAACTTCAATTTCATGCAGTCGATCCTGTTCGTGCTGGCGGTGACGCTGGGCGGCGCGGGATCCCTGGCCGGGCCCTTGCTGGGCGCGGTGGTGGTGGGCCTGCTGCCCGAACTGCTGTCCAGCCTGGAGGAATACCGCCTGCTGTTCTTCGGCGTGTTCCTGCTCGTGGTGCTGTGGGCGGCGCCGGACGGCGTGGCCGGCTTGCTGTCGCGCTGGCGTCGCAACGCGGCGGGCCAGGCGCTTGCACCGCGCCATGGCGGCGGCATGTCGATGGGCGGACGCGCCGGGCGCGTACTGCGCGCCGATGCGCTGACCATGACGTTTGGCGGCGTGCGAGCCGTGCAGTCCGTGTCGTTCAACGTGCCGCCCGCCGCCGTCACGGCGTTGATCGGCCCCAATGGCGCGGGCAAGTCCACCGTCATCAACATGCTTAGCGGCTACTACCAACCCACCAGCGGCGCGGTGTCGCTGGGTGACACGCCGCTGGCCGCCCTGCCCGCCTACCGCGTGGCGCGCAGCGGCATTGCCCGCACCTATCAGACCTCGCAGTTGTTCGACACCTTGACCGTGGAAGACAACGTGGCGCTGGGCATGGTGCGCGGCCGCCTGGGCGGGTTGCTGGGATCGCGCCGCTATCTGGCGCCGGACGTACGCGAACGCGCGCGTGCGCTGCTGGCCTTCTGCGGCTATGAAGGCGCGCTGAACGTGCCCGCCGCCGACCTGCCGCACGTAGACCGACGGCTGGTGGAAATTGCGCGGGCCTTGGCCACGGGCGCCGACATTCTGCTGATGGACGAACCGGCAGCCGGCCTGTCGCGCGAAGACAAGACGCGCCTGGCCGGCCTGTTGCGGCGCATTGCCGAAGCGGGCGCGGGCGTGCTGCTGGTCGAACACGACATGGCGCTGGTGATGGGCGTGTCCGATCACGTCGTGGCCATCGACGCGGGCCGCGAACTGGCCAAGGGCAACCCGGCCGAAATCCAGCAGTCGCCCGCCGTGCGTCAGGCGTATCTGGGCGACGACAGCGCCCGGCGCGCGCCGGCCGCGCGGCAACGTCCGGAGGGCGCGCCCGTGGCGCCCGAGGTGCTGGGCGTGGGCAACCTGGTCACCGGCTACGGCGCGAACCCCGTGCTGCACGGCATCGACCTGCAAGTGCGCCAGGGCGAGATGGTGGCGCTGCTGGGGGCCAATGGCGCGGGCAAGTCGACCTTGATGCGCACGCTGGCCGGGCTGCATCGGCCCGCGCAAGGCGGCATGCATTTGCAAGGGATGGAACTGAACAACTTGGCCGCAGACCGCATCGTGGCGCGCGGTCTGGTGCTGGTGCCCGAAGGGCGGCAAGTGTTTCCCGGCTTGAGCGTGCTGGACAACATCCGGCTGGGCGCCTTCCTGCATCCCCAGGACCGCGAGGCCCGCGTCGAAGAAATGCTGACGCGCTTTCCGCGCCTGCGCGAACGCCTGCATCAGCGCGCCGGCCTCTTGTCGGGCGGCGAACAGCAGATGCTGGCGATTGCGCGCGGGCTGATGTCCAAGCCGGTGATCTTGTTGCTGGACGAACCGTCGCTGGGCCTGGCGCCCAAGATCATCGACGAGCTGTTCGAAGCGCTGGACCGCCTGCGCGCCGAATCCATGACGATTCTGCTGGTGGATCAAATGGCGGCGCTGGCGCTGTCGTTGGCGGACCGGGCGTATGTGCTGGAGTCCGGGCGCGTGGCGGCGCAAGGGTCGGCGGCGGAAATTGCGCAAGACGGCGCGTTGGCTCGCGCGTATCTGGGCGCATGA
- a CDS encoding branched-chain amino acid ABC transporter permease: MLLMSAIVSGLGLGSMYGLMALGFYLTYAVSGTVNFAQGSSMMLGAVLTYTFVQTLGWPLAPALLVALALCALYGLVVERLAVRPFASRGSNAWLMSTVALGIVLDNVVMFTFGKEPRSLPSPLAQAPLEIGGLGLGVYPLQLLIPLVGLTLAAALHTLSRRTRWGVALLAVVQNPNAARLMGIPVRRAIMAAFAVSTLFAGVAGALVAPLFNVQADMGTLFGLKAYVVAILGGITSAWGVMIAGLLFGVVEALITVNLGSGYTHIISFTLVIVMLAVRPNGLFGRADVRKV; encoded by the coding sequence ATGTTGTTGATGTCCGCCATCGTCAGCGGCCTGGGTCTGGGAAGCATGTACGGGCTGATGGCCCTGGGCTTTTACCTGACCTACGCCGTGTCGGGAACGGTGAATTTCGCCCAGGGCAGTTCCATGATGCTGGGCGCCGTACTGACCTACACGTTCGTCCAGACCTTGGGCTGGCCGCTGGCGCCCGCGCTGTTGGTGGCGCTGGCGCTCTGCGCCCTGTATGGGCTGGTGGTCGAGCGGCTGGCCGTGCGGCCGTTTGCCAGCCGGGGCTCCAACGCCTGGCTGATGTCGACGGTGGCGCTGGGCATCGTGCTGGACAACGTGGTGATGTTCACCTTCGGCAAGGAACCGCGCAGCCTGCCTTCGCCTTTGGCCCAAGCCCCGCTTGAAATCGGCGGCCTGGGGCTCGGCGTCTACCCGCTGCAACTGCTGATTCCGCTGGTCGGACTGACGCTGGCCGCCGCGCTGCACACCCTGTCGCGCCGCACGCGCTGGGGCGTGGCGCTGCTGGCCGTGGTGCAGAACCCGAACGCCGCGCGGCTCATGGGCATCCCCGTGCGCCGCGCCATCATGGCCGCCTTCGCCGTGTCCACGCTGTTTGCGGGCGTGGCCGGCGCGCTGGTGGCGCCGCTGTTCAACGTGCAGGCGGACATGGGCACGCTGTTCGGCTTGAAGGCCTATGTGGTGGCCATCCTGGGCGGCATCACCAGCGCCTGGGGCGTGATGATCGCGGGCCTGCTGTTTGGGGTGGTCGAAGCGCTGATCACCGTGAACCTGGGCTCTGGGTACACCCACATCATCAGCTTCACGCTGGTGATCGTCATGTTGGCCGTGCGTCCGAATGGACTGTTCGGCCGCGCCGATGTCAGGAAGGTCTGA
- a CDS encoding ABC transporter substrate-binding protein yields MVPTRRSFMLRATAAALFTAGLALQPALAADPIKIGLITALSGESARAGEALTRGMTIAIDEINAKGGLLGGRKIELVRRDDEGNPAKGMAAARELIFKEKVAVLFGGLDTPVSMAIVPIVNQEKVPFMGPWAAGTAITHNKGNPNFVFRVSAMDEIVDSAMVQYAQKTFQTAKPGLILVNNPWGESNEKGLNVAMAAAKITAAGTEKFQPNDLDVVPQLSRLKAAGADTLFMVGNVGPSAQVVKSLDRMGWKVPIVSHWGPAGGRFTELAGPNAKNVHFVQTYSFFGKQGPVGEKVLQALKTKYSDIKGPQDITPAVGVANAYDGMQLAALAIAQAGSTDGDAVRQGFYKIGKYDGLIKTYEQPFTPTSHDALRENDYVWTHFIDNRILPVKGTQ; encoded by the coding sequence ATGGTCCCGACCCGCCGTTCCTTCATGCTTCGCGCCACCGCCGCCGCCCTCTTCACGGCCGGCCTCGCCCTGCAACCGGCGCTTGCCGCCGACCCCATCAAGATCGGCCTGATCACCGCGCTGTCGGGTGAATCCGCCCGCGCGGGCGAAGCGCTGACGCGCGGCATGACCATCGCCATCGACGAGATCAACGCCAAGGGCGGACTGCTGGGCGGCCGCAAGATCGAGTTGGTGCGCCGCGACGACGAAGGCAACCCCGCCAAGGGCATGGCCGCCGCGCGCGAGCTGATCTTCAAAGAGAAAGTGGCGGTGCTGTTCGGCGGCCTGGACACCCCGGTGTCGATGGCCATCGTGCCCATCGTGAACCAGGAGAAAGTGCCGTTCATGGGCCCCTGGGCCGCCGGCACGGCCATCACGCACAACAAGGGCAACCCCAACTTCGTGTTCCGCGTGTCAGCCATGGACGAGATTGTTGACAGCGCGATGGTGCAGTACGCGCAAAAGACGTTTCAAACCGCCAAGCCGGGGCTGATCCTGGTGAACAACCCCTGGGGCGAATCCAACGAGAAAGGGCTGAACGTGGCGATGGCCGCCGCCAAGATCACGGCGGCGGGCACCGAGAAATTCCAGCCCAACGACCTGGACGTGGTGCCGCAACTGAGCCGCCTGAAGGCGGCGGGCGCGGACACGCTGTTCATGGTGGGCAACGTGGGCCCGTCGGCGCAAGTGGTGAAGTCGCTGGACCGCATGGGCTGGAAGGTGCCGATCGTGTCGCACTGGGGTCCGGCAGGCGGGCGCTTTACCGAATTGGCCGGCCCCAACGCCAAGAACGTGCACTTCGTGCAGACCTACAGCTTCTTCGGCAAGCAAGGGCCGGTGGGCGAAAAGGTCTTGCAGGCGCTGAAGACCAAGTATTCCGACATCAAGGGCCCGCAAGACATCACGCCGGCGGTGGGCGTGGCCAACGCCTATGACGGCATGCAACTGGCCGCGCTGGCCATCGCGCAGGCCGGCTCGACCGATGGCGACGCGGTGCGCCAGGGCTTCTACAAGATCGGCAAGTATGACGGCCTGATCAAGACCTACGAACAGCCCTTCACCCCCACGTCGCACGACGCGCTGCGCGAAAACGACTACGTGTGGACGCATTTCATCGACAACCGCATCCTGCCCGTCAAGGGCACGCAGTAA
- a CDS encoding polysaccharide deacetylase family protein: MNPTLLAGTNPGRDDAAAWTPEALACHGRFAYQPIAGRPDYTWPNGARLAVYLGFNIEHFAFGEGLGAELGPASPHPDVLNYAWREYGNRVGAWRCLELFDELRLPAGVLINTALYDHCPDLIDAFLARGDELIGHGYSNAHRQGGLPEAEESALLAHCRDRIAQHAGQAPAGWLSPWISESRATPDLLAEAGYRYTLNWCHDDQPMRMRTRGGELWAIPYPQELNDIPMIMGRKMDARDFADMILDQFEEMRAQALRQPLVMGIALHPYIVGQPYRLRHLRRALAPLAAARDRGEIWFTTPGEICRHVDSLPPGVIAAL; this comes from the coding sequence ATGAACCCAACCTTGCTTGCAGGCACTAATCCGGGGCGTGACGACGCCGCTGCCTGGACCCCCGAGGCCCTGGCTTGCCACGGCCGCTTCGCCTATCAACCGATTGCCGGTCGGCCGGACTACACCTGGCCGAACGGGGCGCGGCTGGCCGTGTACCTGGGCTTCAACATTGAGCATTTCGCCTTTGGCGAAGGGCTGGGGGCGGAACTGGGACCGGCCTCGCCGCATCCGGACGTGCTGAACTACGCCTGGCGCGAGTACGGCAACCGCGTGGGGGCGTGGCGCTGCCTGGAATTGTTTGACGAACTGCGCTTGCCCGCGGGCGTGCTGATCAACACCGCGCTGTATGACCATTGCCCCGACCTGATCGACGCCTTCCTGGCACGTGGCGACGAACTGATCGGTCATGGCTACAGCAACGCGCATCGGCAGGGCGGCTTGCCCGAAGCCGAGGAAAGCGCGCTGCTGGCGCATTGCCGCGACCGCATTGCCCAGCACGCCGGCCAGGCGCCCGCGGGTTGGCTGTCACCCTGGATATCGGAAAGCCGCGCCACGCCCGACCTGCTGGCCGAAGCCGGCTACCGCTACACGCTGAACTGGTGCCACGACGACCAGCCCATGCGCATGCGCACGCGCGGGGGCGAACTGTGGGCCATTCCGTACCCGCAGGAACTCAACGACATCCCGATGATCATGGGCCGCAAGATGGACGCGCGCGACTTTGCCGATATGATTCTTGACCAGTTCGAAGAGATGCGCGCGCAGGCGCTGCGCCAGCCGCTGGTGATGGGCATCGCGCTGCATCCCTATATCGTTGGGCAGCCATATCGCTTGCGGCATCTGCGCCGGGCGCTGGCGCCCCTGGCGGCCGCGCGCGACCGGGGCGAGATCTGGTTCACCACGCCCGGCGAAATCTGCCGTCACGTGGACAGCCTGCCGCCCGGCGTGATCGCCGCGCTCTGA
- a CDS encoding GntR family transcriptional regulator, translating to MPTRSPATPRAKPAARKPIAVEPAVAGAASAGDGSPDSDMERRICEAVYESVMSQRLTPGTKLPEAAICELFGVSRSVARKALQRLAHEHVVDLHHNRGAVVAEPTPEDTRQIFQARRALEAALLPLAMARATKADYASLRKQLRDEHALLHRAGQPAWARQASAFHVRLGELSGNAILHGYLAELVSRCSLIVALYEPPGNAACEHDEHVLIVDLMERGDVAQAVKINDNHLADLERRISLERPQPAQTLAQMLGLA from the coding sequence ATGCCAACCCGTAGCCCCGCAACACCCCGCGCCAAGCCCGCTGCCCGTAAACCGATTGCCGTCGAACCCGCCGTGGCGGGCGCCGCCAGCGCTGGCGACGGCTCGCCCGACAGCGACATGGAACGCCGCATCTGCGAAGCGGTATATGAAAGCGTGATGAGCCAGCGCCTGACGCCCGGCACGAAGCTGCCCGAGGCCGCGATCTGCGAGCTGTTCGGCGTGTCGCGCTCGGTGGCGCGCAAAGCCTTGCAGCGCCTGGCGCACGAGCACGTGGTGGACTTGCACCACAACCGGGGCGCCGTGGTGGCCGAACCCACGCCCGAAGACACGCGCCAGATCTTCCAGGCGCGCCGCGCGCTGGAAGCCGCGCTGCTGCCCTTGGCCATGGCGCGCGCCACCAAGGCCGACTATGCGTCGCTGCGCAAACAGTTGCGCGACGAGCACGCCTTGCTGCATCGCGCCGGCCAGCCCGCGTGGGCGCGGCAGGCCAGCGCATTTCACGTGCGGCTGGGCGAGCTTTCCGGCAACGCCATCCTGCACGGCTACCTGGCCGAACTGGTGTCGCGCTGCTCGCTCATCGTGGCGCTGTACGAACCGCCCGGCAACGCCGCGTGCGAACACGACGAACACGTGCTGATCGTGGACCTGATGGAACGCGGCGACGTGGCCCAGGCCGTGAAGATCAATGACAACCACTTGGCGGACCTGGAGCGGCGCATCAGCCTTGAGCGCCCACAGCCCGCGCAAACCCTTGCCCAGATGCTGGGACTGGCCTGA
- a CDS encoding flavin reductase family protein — translation MEIDFDAITEYQRYKLMASLIVPRPIALITTLSETGVVNAAPFSMFNMLGEDPPIVMVSINRLEDGGLKDTARNIARDKEFVVHLTDEAMAEKMHRCGDRLPADVSELAHAGLDAAPSHHVKPPRIVQAPVAFECTLYETMETASRQIFIGQVRWLHARDGLIDTETWRVRLQDYFPVGRFGASFYVTTRDRYAIGAGDAPAGTAASTAIDEI, via the coding sequence ATGGAAATCGACTTCGACGCAATCACCGAATACCAGCGCTACAAGCTGATGGCCAGCCTGATCGTGCCCCGCCCGATCGCGCTGATCACCACCTTGTCCGAAACCGGCGTGGTCAACGCGGCGCCGTTCAGCATGTTCAACATGCTGGGCGAAGACCCGCCCATCGTCATGGTCAGCATCAACCGCCTGGAAGATGGCGGCTTGAAGGACACGGCGCGCAACATCGCGCGCGACAAGGAATTCGTGGTGCACCTGACCGACGAAGCCATGGCCGAAAAGATGCATCGCTGCGGCGACCGCCTGCCCGCCGACGTCAGCGAACTGGCCCACGCCGGCCTGGACGCCGCGCCCAGCCACCACGTCAAGCCGCCGCGCATCGTGCAGGCCCCCGTCGCGTTCGAATGCACGCTGTACGAAACCATGGAAACCGCCAGCCGCCAGATCTTCATCGGCCAGGTGCGCTGGCTGCACGCGCGCGACGGCCTGATCGACACGGAAACCTGGCGCGTGCGTTTGCAGGATTACTTCCCGGTGGGCAGGTTCGGCGCAAGCTTCTACGTCACCACGCGCGACCGCTACGCCATCGGCGCGGGCGACGCGCCGGCGGGCACGGCGGCGAGCACGGCGATTGATGAGATTTAA
- a CDS encoding type II toxin-antitoxin system HipA family toxin: protein MKLDVHVLGRHVAKLYREADEYVLDYVPDAPDDAFVSLTMPVREAAWRWPRDLHPFFRQNLPEGHLLGVIRELFGPLMDGTDLSLLAVVGASGIGRVAVTAEGATPGVPLPPLNIKDLLTAENTAPRFDALVRAYARSAISGVVPKFLAPDGGSQGAADPEKATLRTPQHIIKGSDERTPYLGFNEFFTLRVLRRLNVVPVVNAQMSDDGRVLVVDRFDVDAAGQPISGVEDACSLLGLPPHEKYATTTERLYKATREYIPSASLRAQNLHFAWHLLTNYVVRNADCHAKNIALYYTSRADIAYTPVYDIVTTQAYPEFSNSAPALSVDGRKTWVPGSTLAKFMLARLGINSKQYQAMVEQLCESAVEVGREVIEAAKNEPQWRWIAKQMVHAWNDGMCGLRSSKLDARYRSLDAAISEAGYEAADAPLDTSRVIGRSEGLAAR from the coding sequence ATGAAACTGGACGTCCACGTTCTCGGACGCCACGTCGCCAAGCTCTATCGCGAGGCAGACGAATACGTTCTCGATTATGTCCCTGACGCCCCCGACGACGCCTTCGTCAGTCTTACGATGCCAGTGCGCGAGGCGGCGTGGCGATGGCCCCGCGACTTGCACCCGTTTTTTCGCCAAAACTTGCCTGAAGGCCATCTGCTTGGCGTAATCCGCGAGCTGTTTGGCCCGCTCATGGATGGCACGGACTTATCCCTGCTTGCCGTCGTCGGCGCATCCGGTATTGGGCGCGTAGCCGTTACAGCGGAAGGCGCAACTCCTGGCGTGCCGTTACCGCCTCTGAATATCAAGGACCTGTTGACGGCCGAGAACACGGCGCCCCGCTTCGACGCGCTGGTGCGCGCGTATGCACGCAGCGCCATCTCAGGCGTGGTGCCCAAGTTCCTGGCTCCCGACGGGGGTAGCCAAGGCGCCGCCGACCCGGAAAAAGCCACGTTGCGGACCCCGCAACACATCATCAAAGGGTCCGACGAGAGGACTCCCTATTTGGGATTCAACGAGTTCTTCACGCTGCGCGTATTGCGGCGCCTGAATGTCGTGCCCGTCGTCAATGCCCAGATGTCCGACGATGGCCGTGTGCTGGTCGTTGACCGCTTCGACGTCGATGCTGCCGGCCAGCCGATAAGCGGTGTGGAAGACGCTTGCAGCCTGCTCGGCCTGCCACCGCACGAAAAGTACGCCACGACCACCGAGCGCCTCTACAAGGCCACCCGCGAGTACATTCCTTCGGCATCGCTGCGTGCGCAAAACCTGCACTTCGCTTGGCATCTGCTTACGAACTACGTGGTCCGCAACGCGGATTGCCATGCCAAGAACATCGCCTTGTATTACACATCGCGCGCCGACATCGCGTACACGCCTGTCTACGACATCGTCACGACCCAGGCCTACCCCGAATTCAGCAACAGTGCGCCCGCCCTGTCCGTTGACGGACGCAAGACATGGGTTCCCGGCAGCACGCTGGCCAAGTTCATGCTGGCCAGGCTTGGCATCAATTCAAAGCAGTATCAGGCGATGGTCGAACAGCTATGCGAATCGGCAGTCGAAGTGGGACGCGAGGTGATCGAGGCAGCGAAGAACGAACCGCAGTGGCGCTGGATTGCCAAGCAAATGGTGCATGCCTGGAACGACGGCATGTGCGGGCTGCGGAGTTCGAAACTTGATGCTCGGTACCGTAGCCTGGACGCCGCGATTTCCGAGGCAGGCTACGAAGCCGCCGACGCACCCTTGGACACATCCCGCGTCATCGGACGGTCCGAAGGGCTGGCCGCGCGTTAG